The following are encoded in a window of Thermodesulfobacterium geofontis OPF15 genomic DNA:
- a CDS encoding AtpZ/AtpI family protein: MEKKKDSTFKFLFSVLVESFSIGIAVIASIIAGAIIGWLIDEKVFKGKYFPWITTIFIIFGAIGGIKNLIWYSKKRLKEVSKDEKQNRS; the protein is encoded by the coding sequence TTGGAAAAGAAAAAAGATAGTACTTTTAAATTTTTATTTAGTGTTTTAGTTGAAAGTTTTAGTATTGGTATCGCAGTTATTGCCTCTATTATAGCAGGGGCTATTATTGGTTGGTTAATAGATGAAAAGGTATTTAAAGGAAAATATTTTCCTTGGATTACTACCATATTTATTATTTTCGGGGCAATAGGAGGGATAAAAAATCTTATTTGGTATAGTAAAAAGAGATTAAAAGAAGTTTCTAAAGATGAAAAACAAAATAGATCATAA